GTGCCTTGAGGTCTCAGCCTCTTCCTAAGCACAAGGCATGCTCACCACAAAGCCACACTGTGGCTTCCTATACAAAGTCAGGCACCATAGAACATGGTGAGACCACTGAGGAGTAAGAATGATAGGAGATGAAGACCCTCCCTGTCAGGAACCTCAGAGGGCAGAAGGCTGTGCCTGCTGCTTATAGTCACTCATGTCCTTGTTCCATTCCATCCCAGCTCAGTCTGACTGTTGTAAGAAGTGTCATACTGCACTGCGGAGGGTATTTTACAACAGTCTGCCGCCCTCCAGCCAGTATCACTGACGGACACTTAGGTTGATGTGTCTTGCAGGTTCCTCAGGGTAGGACTGTAGCTCCTAGAACTACCCAACTGGCTCACCAGCATGGGTAGGGGGCATTCAAGGAGACCACTAGCAGTGGGTTTCAAAGAGATGAGTCCTTGTAGAACCCAAGCCAACCTAGTGTGAAGAAAACGATTTAGAAAGCAGCTAAAAGATTGGCAGCCTACACTAAGCAGCAAAGGCAGAAGCATGTAGGCCTCACAGTGAGACACCCTTGACCTCCAAAAATGGCTAAGCCATGCAGATAGTAGCTGCTTTGTCAGTTATTTGGACACTGACTTTGCTCTTTGAGGCAGAGAAGTTACTCCCAAGAAAGACTAGTAACATACAGCTTTACCAAGACTCCTTGCATAACAACTGTGTTCTCAATCCATTCCTAGACCTTCATGTGTTCATATGCAGTAGTCAGCAGGACTGTGGCTTTTGAGTCCTTCCCAGGCCCCATGGTCTTCACTCTGCTGTACCTCCAAGACTGATGTTGGGAGAACACGTGACTGCGGCAGGGGCAGGGCATTAATCAGAACAATGCAAactaaaataatgagaaattgaTTTCACTTATCTCACgaggaaaaaataattataagtagAGCCGAAAGAAACAGTTGTGCAAGCCCATCTGTGTGCCACATACCTGGTGGAACTGTACATTGGTGTGGCTTATCTAGGGTTGATTTGACAGCATCGTCCAGCATCTACTCATTCCTCTTGTAAGAATTTATTCTCAATGAGCTGAGGCTTACTTACATCAAGGGTTAGTGGATAAAGTGTTCCTCAAAATATGTTAGAACAGAATCCACATGAACAGTTGATACTGGTCAAATCATGTGTCTATTACTGGCTTACCATATATCCATCACAATTGAATTCTGAATGGAATTTATCTTTAAATGGAGGAAATAAAATGCAGTCGTCACAGATTTGTTGGTCtgtgcctatagtcccagctcttgggaggaagacacacaaagatcaggaattcaagactaGACTATACTGCCTGAGACCTTGTATCAACaaaattaataatcaaaacaaaatatagcaaAAACTCTAATAATGACTAAAAGTAGAGTACAGTGGTGAGTTGATTGGGTTTTCAGCTTTCCTTTTTTCTGGTGAATTTCTTCCCCAGATTTTTACAAATGTTATAATTTGGGAAAGTTGATTAATCTTTCTGTATCCTGGTTTTCTTGCCATCCAAAGAAGAAGATAGTGGTGTGGGTAAAGTACAAGTGAAGTAACTTATTTGGCACACTTATCCCTATGCACTGCACAGCACAAATGTCAGATAATGTTACTGTTCAGTTACTCCTGTGCCTCAGACTCCTCCTAGGAGAGAGGAATGATGGCCATTGCTCCCGAAGCTTAGGTGGGTGTGTGGGAACACGCGGTGAACATGGCAGACAGCCACCAAAGAACCAGTGCCACCCCTGCTTGACCCCCCACCCCGTGCTCTAGGAAGGTGCACAGGATGAGAGGCCTGCACAACCCCAGGCCCTCACACAGCCTCTGGGATGATGGCTCGTGGTGTCTAGGTTTGGTCCTTGTGCATGTTCTTCCAATTAATTTCAAcaaggaatatattttatttttttatttatgttgttgaaACAATGACATTAGAGTGTGAACATTCTTCCGTTTGGCTGATCAGAACAGCTGACTTTCCTGAGCACCTTGCAGGGAGCAGCTTTTCTGTGCTGTGTCCAGCCCTGGTCTTTTGTGGGGAGTATCTGCAACCTGTGCTCAGCAAGCAGCGCTGCTCGGTGCTATCTTCAGTTGCTTTAAAACTGTAATCTAATCCCCTGGGGGCAGActggagtcatttgggaagattTGAAATATAATGATTTTGGACTCCTCCATAGACCAATCAAATCCACATATCTGGAAGTGGGCTCTAGGCATTGGTAATTTTTGatttgggggtgtttgtttgcttctgtgtgtgtgttggggcggggggggggggcttgagtgtatgtatgtgcacctagAAAGGTGCTTagaaaggccagaaaagggcatcaaatcctctggacctggagttgcaGCCAGCTGTAAGctaccacatggatgctgggaccctctccaagagcagcaagtgctcttgaccacaaCCACAGacacatctctctagcccccactgggaggtttggttttttaaagacttCAAAAGAAACTAACATGCAGTGAAAAGTCCTCACTTCTCCACTTAGAAGTTTTACCTGAGAGTAAGAATCTcctgggaaggggaggaggtggctcagcagttaaagcattTGCCCTGTAGGCTTTAGAAAcaagagttcagatccctagcacaAGGAAATGCCATGTGGCTGTGGTAGCTGCTCATAACTCAGCCTTCAAAGGCTGAGAGTGGGGATACCTGGACCTAACTGACTAGCAAGACAAGCCATGCCTGCAAGTTTGGGGGATCGAGGGGGAGAGCAATGAGGAGAATTCCCTACATCAACCTTAAccccatatacatgcatatacacatgttccTGTGCTCGAGTGCATGCATATACACGCACACGAGTTCACACACCCACATGagttcacatatgcacacacatacacacagagttcatacatgcacacatgtacacatgcacacacacacacacacaagagttcacaaacccacacaaattctcacacacagacacactatctctcacacactgcacatgcatgcatacacacaggagtTCACATACCCATATgagttcacacatacacacatgcacgcatgatGTGTGATGATTCTCATTTGCAGAGAAAACCGAAAGGTTCTGGTACCAGGTTATCCCAAGGTCCCATATTCTGAAGATACTCCTGGGCATTAGGACTTTAAAATTCCCTAGATTCAGATGTGCATTCCCCAGCAatttaagttcccaagacttGGAGTAGCATCACCCTATGGGAATGTAACCCATGTATAATATGGTACCCTATCCAGTTACACTGAGCATGACTGGGAATGGGGACCCTGCGACCCGGAAGTATGCCCTCTCTCCCCAACACCAGTGATCTGACCTGTGCTGTAATGCAGTGCTTTGAAGATGAGACTCTCTGAGATTGCTCAGTCAGTCTGGGCCGTTCCTGGCCTGTGGTCTAGGACTGCAGGGAGAATATTCCTCCTCCAGGTGCTCCCTAACTTCAGGTGTTTTAAAGCTCTGAGGTTTGTGTCCTCTCTGGTACAGCCAGCATCCTGGTGTTCTGTGTGGTGTTCTTGGCTCTTGTCTCCCAACCATGACTGGTAGGATGTGGTTTCTTTCTAGCTGGCAAAGTCCTGCAGTTGGAGACTGTCTTAGTCGccgttttattgctgtgaagaaacaccatgactaacgGAAGAAAGTATTCAATTGGGGGCTGACTTATAGTTttaaaggtttagtccattatcattatggtaggGAGCATTCCTTCAGGCTggcattggagcagtagctgaaaacTACATCCTGATCCTtaggtggagagacagagacagacaaacagcttCTGGCCTAgtcataggcttttgaaaccccaaaggcCACCTAGTGGTGCACTCCCTCCCAGGCTGCAGCCcctaatcctttttttttttttttttttttttttttggtttttcgagacagggtttctctgtgtagccttggctgtcctggcactcaccttgtagaccaggctggcctcgaactcagaaatccgcctgcctctgcctcccaagtgctgggattaaaggcgtgcgccaccacgcccggcttgcccctaatccttttaatcctttcaaataatgccactccctggtgctaAGCATTCAattatatgagcctatgggggtgggggactgttcttattcaaaccaccatagggaCCAATGTTTCAAAGGTGGTAACCCAAGTTTGACCTTGAGCACTGATCACTGAAGCAGATGAGGGTGCATTTGTCTTACATAACATCTGCCCCTCTGTTTTGCAGGTTTTTAAATCAATCCTCCTTAGCATGGGCCTCTCAGCCCCAAAGTGGTAGAGAAGACATCTACTGGagcagaggaagacaggagggcaGTGGCTCCCTGTGTCCCAGGGACTGGAAAgaactggaaggcagaggaatGGCTCAGGCTCACAGTCTGCCCATCCATGTGAGAGAGAATCTGTGGGAAGTTGCAGGAAGGACAGAGCATGTGATGAAGAATGCCATCTgggaagaagagctgagaatgcaGGACATGAGcttggaaagctggaagaagccaaGGGAGTTAGGGAGGCAGGCATCCGATGGGGATGGACGGAAAAGGCCCCAGGAAAAGTTCGAGGGTCTGTACCCATTTGTTCATGGGGAGCACATGCTGACAtctcagaacagaaaaaaatcccAGTCATTGCCTCGAGCTCTTTCTCCTAAGAGCCTAAATTTCACAGAAATTCCGGTTCCACTACATGATGGTCACATAACAGCTGTCCCAAAAGTGCCACCATATCCTCCCAGCTTCCCATCCCCTTCGGAACCCATGAGGAACCTTGAGAAGGCTAGCTCCTCGGGTCCTTTTCCCAGGCCTAAGTTTGGGAAACCCCTTAAGACTCCGTGTTATAGCTCTCACTCACAGCCCAGGGGAGAAGGTGGATTTcaggaccaccagcacagggACCCACGTGGCTCCTACCCAACAAGAAGTAAGGATCCCAGCCATGAGTTGGGTATGCTGGATACTGGCTTGGAGCCCCCAGTGTATGTGCCTCCACCTTCATATAGGTCACCCCCTCAGCACATTCCAAACCCATACCTTGAAGATCCTGTGCCCAGGCATGTGAGCAGCAGCCAGAGTCAGCAGCAAGTACCTGAGAAACCTGAGACCAGCTGTCCACTTCCTTCTGGCTCTCTTGAAGCTAGGGATCTCTATGATGCAATGCCTGGCTCTCCTCCGCAAGGCCTTCCTCCACAACCCTATCCTATTGCCACCCATGGGGGTTCAATTCAGTACATTCCATTTGATGATCCACGGATCCGACATATCAAACTAGCTCAGCCCCCAGAATTCTATGAAGAGGCAAAGCCTGATGGCACATCCTATAACCCTGGATTAATCACTACCCAAGAGCCAGCCATTGGGAAAAGACAGTACGATGATGCCCCTTCGGTACCACGGGGCCCAACGCCTTCACCAGTCAATGAGCGGAACTCCGCCTTTCTCCATTCTAGTCCCCGGTGGCTGCAGGGCCAGCTCCCCGTGGGCATTGAACCTGGAGGCTTCCATGGCCAAACAGAGCATCATGTCATGAGAGGACTAACAACTAATGTGACAGACATCAAGGCAGAAAGTCATGCCTCTTCACCACAGCCACAGAGTGAGGGTACCTGCAAAACCTACACTAAGCTCAGAAAGTTTGAAACTGGAGTTCAGAGCAAGAAAagttcaaagaagaaaagcaacgCAACTATATTTTGTTTGGTCTCCATCCCAGTTAAATCTGAGTCACTTGTGCTAGATACGGATACAAACAACAGTGACTTTAAGCTGGTTGCTGATAAGACCCATGGGCTGCGTCAGGGCTCAGCCCTGGAGGAGCAGAGTCTTCTGAGTATGTCTTCCACTGACCTGGAGCTGCAAGCCCTCATGGGAAGCATGGCTTGCAGAAGAACATCCCCAAGGCAAGGTCTGAGGGAGTCAGAAGATGGCCACATTGATGACCCCAGAATCCTCCATCCCAGAGAACTCAAACCCAGAGAACTTCAGGCTTCCAGCTCATGGCCAGGACACCAATACAGAGATCAACAGACCCAAACCAGTTTTCACGAAGACTCCAAAAGCTCACAGCTCCTCCCTGCCACAAAGCCAGGAGAGGCCAGCAATGTAGCTCTGACCCCAACATGCCCAGATACCACTGCCTCCGAAGTACACCTACATACAGCCTTAGCATTCAGTGATCAAAATCAGAAGCCCAGTGTACCTCACCTCCAAGGACAAATGTCCCTTAGCCCATCTCGAAACAGTGCTTTCTCAAGGACTTCCTCAGCCATAAACCAGGCATCTATGTCCAAAGAGACTTCTGAGCAGCTCCCTGGTGCCAACCCTGTTCCCACACCAGATGTGGTGAAGGGGGAGTCCACAACAGGCCAGTGCAACAGCACACGACTCTTTGGTCAGTTTCTCTTGAAACCAGTCAGCCGGCGGCCCTGGGACTTGATAAGTCAGTTAGAAAGTTTTAACAAGGAGcttcaggaagaggaagaaagccatggtggtagtggtagtgagGACAGTGAGGCAGAACAGCCAGAGGACTGTGTAGATTCCAGAACCAAGTCTTGGGCTCTCCAGGAAACTAGAACAGAACAGCAGCCTGCAGGGCTGGCACTGGAGAATGTAGCTTCCCCAGATAGAAGACTTAATGAGTCACAGAACTGGAATGAAGAACCAAAGCCTGGCCACTCATGTGTCCATCCACAGTCCCTGGGCCCATCACAGGAGGAAGGCAGCAGAGGTGTTCCGGTCCAATGGGCAGATGGAAGCCTGACTGTAGAGCAGAAAAGCCAGGAGGATTTGAATGGGATGTGTGAGCGAGACTTTAGCCCAAGGCCTGTGAGCAGGATTGCACCCATTGACACAAAAGCAGCCCCTTTATACTGTATGTCAGAACCAAGAGGAAGTCAAGAACTCACCAAAGTCAGTGATGCTTTAGGGTCTGTGCAGCTGGACAGAGAGACTCCCACACAGGTGGATAATGGCGGGGACACAGAGGTCCTACCCTGTGTCCTTCTGCCACTTGCTGACAAATATCGAGGCCACTCAACACCAGACTTTCGGTCTTTAGAGCTCACACTGGGACAAGAACAGAATGCCTATAAATTAGAGTGTCTGGGTTTAGAGAACACCGTGGAAGTCCTTCCAAGTGAGTCTCTGCAGGAAAGGGCAGAGAGGATCCTGGGCATCGAGGTGGCCGTGGAGGCCCTTCTGCCAAGTGCCAGGAGAACAGAACAAAGCCAGCTTCCTGAGCCTGATGCAAGTGCCTGCAACCCAAGTTCATCCAGAGAGGACTCATCACCCAGGTTGGCACTACCAGTGGGGCCCACAGTGGCCACTGATGCCTTCTATGGCAGGAGGAAGTGTGGCTGGACTGAGAGTCCTCTTTTCGTAGGAGAAAGGGCCCCCCAGGCTTCTGTATGCTCAGATGTGGATGGCTTCCCTACAAGTCAGGCCACCAGTCCTGAGCCTGGGAAAAAGGATGAGGAGGGGAAACCACCCTTCAAGTCCACTCTGTTCCATTTCATGGAAAAGTCCACAAATGTGGTGGGTCCTGAAAAGAGGCTCAGAAACCCTTCCAAAGTGATCGAGAACTTACAAGAAAAACTTGTATCACCCCCAAAAAGGGCAGACTCCGTTCACTTGATAAGAATGAGGGAGGTCAACTCCTT
This DNA window, taken from Mus caroli chromosome 18, CAROLI_EIJ_v1.1, whole genome shotgun sequence, encodes the following:
- the Jcad gene encoding junctional protein associated with coronary artery disease, with product MYSVEDLLISHGYKPARDAAAPCEDKSERCRSTRTGPRAGQGLLNGYKDGATAHTHNRTSLGTGHVSNSENRISRPRGHREHQSTSRTPEARFLNQSSLAWASQPQSGREDIYWSRGRQEGSGSLCPRDWKELEGRGMAQAHSLPIHVRENLWEVAGRTEHVMKNAIWEEELRMQDMSLESWKKPRELGRQASDGDGRKRPQEKFEGLYPFVHGEHMLTSQNRKKSQSLPRALSPKSLNFTEIPVPLHDGHITAVPKVPPYPPSFPSPSEPMRNLEKASSSGPFPRPKFGKPLKTPCYSSHSQPRGEGGFQDHQHRDPRGSYPTRSKDPSHELGMLDTGLEPPVYVPPPSYRSPPQHIPNPYLEDPVPRHVSSSQSQQQVPEKPETSCPLPSGSLEARDLYDAMPGSPPQGLPPQPYPIATHGGSIQYIPFDDPRIRHIKLAQPPEFYEEAKPDGTSYNPGLITTQEPAIGKRQYDDAPSVPRGPTPSPVNERNSAFLHSSPRWLQGQLPVGIEPGGFHGQTEHHVMRGLTTNVTDIKAESHASSPQPQSEGTCKTYTKLRKFETGVQSKKSSKKKSNATIFCLVSIPVKSESLVLDTDTNNSDFKLVADKTHGLRQGSALEEQSLLSMSSTDLELQALMGSMACRRTSPRQGLRESEDGHIDDPRILHPRELKPRELQASSSWPGHQYRDQQTQTSFHEDSKSSQLLPATKPGEASNVALTPTCPDTTASEVHLHTALAFSDQNQKPSVPHLQGQMSLSPSRNSAFSRTSSAINQASMSKETSEQLPGANPVPTPDVVKGESTTGQCNSTRLFGQFLLKPVSRRPWDLISQLESFNKELQEEEESHGGSGSEDSEAEQPEDCVDSRTKSWALQETRTEQQPAGLALENVASPDRRLNESQNWNEEPKPGHSCVHPQSLGPSQEEGSRGVPVQWADGSLTVEQKSQEDLNGMCERDFSPRPVSRIAPIDTKAAPLYCMSEPRGSQELTKVSDALGSVQLDRETPTQVDNGGDTEVLPCVLLPLADKYRGHSTPDFRSLELTLGQEQNAYKLECLGLENTVEVLPSESLQERAERILGIEVAVEALLPSARRTEQSQLPEPDASACNPSSSREDSSPRLALPVGPTVATDAFYGRRKCGWTESPLFVGERAPQASVCSDVDGFPTSQATSPEPGKKDEEGKPPFKSTLFHFMEKSTNVVGPEKRLRNPSKVIENLQEKLVSPPKRADSVHLIRMREVNSLSQMRCLSSKSADSVEEPAPLKVIKSSAWLSEGLTSLSGKDQAWQAGHLPSVSQNENGHPEVPRDKMSDQDVWCADSYDPSRVERV